One segment of Sesamum indicum cultivar Zhongzhi No. 13 linkage group LG4, S_indicum_v1.0, whole genome shotgun sequence DNA contains the following:
- the LOC105161273 gene encoding elicitor-responsive protein 1, which produces MTTGIMEVTVVGAKGLKNTELFGKMDPYVVIQYKNQEQKTTTGRRQTSKSFMQCCLCLRGQGGRPVWNEKYKFSVEYKAGDEEQHKLLLKLMDRDHFTDDDYLGQATIYVKELFEQGVENGKAELRTQKYRVVSTDKTYHGEIQVAVTFTTNGETD; this is translated from the exons ATGACGACGGGAATAATGGAGGTGACGGTGGTGGGCGCGAAAGGTCTCAAGAACACCGAACTATTTG GTAAGATGGATCCATACGTAGTGATTCAGTATAAAAATCAGGAGCAAAAGACCACAACTGGTCGACGCCAAACTTCTAAGTCTTTCATGCAATGCTGTCTCTGTCTGCGAG GGCAAGGCGGCAGGCCAGTGTGGAACGAGAAGTACAAATTCAGCGTAGAGTACAAGGCAGGAGACGAGGAGCAACACAAGCTCCTTCTCAAGCTTATGGACCGCGACCACTTCACAGATGATGACTATCTCGGCCAAGCCAC CATCTATGTGAAGGAACTATTTGAACAAGGAGTGGAGAATGGGAAAGCTGAACTTCGTACGCAGAAGTATAGGGTTGTCTCCACCGACAAAACTTACCATGGAGAAATCCAAGTTGCTGTTACTTTTACCACAAAT GGGGAAACTGATTAG